Sequence from the Plasmodium vivax scf_6582 genomic scaffold, whole genome shotgun sequence genome:
AGtttaaatattatgttttaattattgcTTAGTGGAGTATCTTCAAAATATGTTTGTagttattacatatatttttcttctcaattatttaatttatcaatatatatttgtgtgtGCTTATCACGAGTCTACATTATctatcaatatttttttcatttctgtgaatatattttgttattacTTATTATTCTAAAGTAGTATGCTGTGTCTTCTTACATTACATGGATAATTATGCTGTGAAGAGTgtcatataatatttatgcaataatttctaaaatttctattatatgcgaaatatttattttaatgttgTATATTAGCATTTTCCCTTagcattatttattttttatcttttttatttttgaattattcaatatataatatattaaaatattcataccCCCGAATACATTagttgtatatataattgtagATTCTTATTTGTTTGAATGCtaaatttgtaatatatttatagctTCACAAATAAtatgttccctttttataaCACTACAATTAATACTGTATATTTCTTTCTTATATGTTGTATGAAATTTACTTCTATTAACATAATTGTTAAAAGTTTGATGTTATTATCAATTCTTATAATTATGgaagagcattttttttataaagattTATTGTCCTGATgataaatatgatatattatattgtcTGTTATTATTATAGTTGTTGACCCTTTGAGATGTATGTGGTGGAAAATGCGTTTCATAATCTAGATTAtctggtatttttttcttattttttcttctttttcgaaAGAATGATCCAAATGGAGTAAACTAAAATGATTACGAAAAGTTATAATGCAAAAGTTAggtattaatttaataaaaatttttgtttcaaaATAAACGAAGTATATATTAGAATAATACTcatgtattttaaaaagaataaaattaaccttatacaaaaaaaataaggaaaggCTCATTACtaataatatagaaaatgGGGTTATTATAACTGTTGCTGGGTTGTAGAGTCTGTAGGATTCTAAAGTTTTTGGTAAATTACGACAACCTTCGTAAGACTTCATATATGTATCATAACTTTCTTTCAAATTATCTAATTCATAACAAAAATCATAGTCATTGCCTTCTTCAcatacttttatattttcattatataaacgAATACAATTTTCTGCATGATTACATTTAACATTTTCGTGAGATATTTGTTCTTCTTTAAACTTATAAAAGTAGTCATACATTTCtgttaattttatgattttttttatggtttCTTCACTAAAGAAGTTTACATAATTTCTAAAATTCTCATTACCAGATTCGTCTATATATGCTGTTAGCACAtctttgtatatttttaagattttatgtttttctaaATCCTTCTTGAGaactataatatataacCAATATAAGAAGTATTTACATGCGTTACTTATATTATTGGGGTTACGGATTCTTTCAACATTATTTAAATAGTGCTTAGCTTGTGAAcaatgcatatttttaaatatattattgtgtTCTTGAATAAGTTCTTGTTTAAAGGCAATGCAGTCATCTGGTGGCTGATTATCTGAATTAGGAACCCATGTGTCTAATATTCCTTTGTATGTATGGTACATATCCTTAATGTTGTACTAagaaatatacaaaatataatataattaagttGTTTAATACAATTTGGAATAATCAAGAATTCAATATAATGTacaggaaataaaattatgccctaatgaaaaatagtaatatatatatcagtattatgaaatatatataatatacactaGTTATCCTCATTGtgacaaatattttttgttaacacATTAGAACTAAATGAGataatgtacatatttaaaatttaaatattttttataacaattattcatataaaatattgaCATGGGATGTTGCTATATTTTTaggaatttttatttaatttatattgaaataattttatgttagcgtttatttaatttatttttagaattaaattataatataacttTTTACATTGAATAAAAAWAAGGTATTAATCAAGGAAAAACTGTATTCCGATATAGTGTTGTAGTATgaggaataaatatatatattataatgtatgctttcatatatgtatttaaggaattttattattgtaatgtatatgtgaataataaaacaatattttataaatgcatACAATAATGAATACATATttgtaaaacaaatttatatttatattgtatataattaaatttattcagATTTAAAAGTttcaaattatattataattaaatattatatgtttttatattatatataagtttattacatgtttttataacatatataaaatcatactaataaatttgttatatgtttaaatatatatcattttaaaaaagataatattgATATAGGTGAAGTATGAAAACATAATGATATAATTGTAATGctcaaaataaagaaattttttattagacattgtaattttttcttacaaaatgatattttaaataatattttttgtaagaTATCACAACGTGCatttataaaacaatttctgtattagaaaaatatagKgcatattattatttatatattttttcatttttaagtatgctctaatgaaaattaattaaaaaaaataatagatgTTTATTcctacatataattttttatattaccgcaattttttatcctttacCCTTGTGctaacatttataatttaataaaatgtcaTTTTCAGTGatgattatattattttttcaaaaagaattattaagagaaaaattacaactgaatatatgtatttatctTAGCACATACTGTAACGTTTACACGAATATATAATGATCGTATTATAAGTACCTTATGTGTACAGTtataagtataatttttttttatacaaaacaAGTAAACATTAAAAGATAATATTTACTGCATAATATTTAAGTTAATTAAagagttatatatatttgtattaactatattaacataaaataataactataacactaaatatttatatatttaattatttttttccctaaatCCTATTAAAATAGTTTCATAAATAATagaatatttataaagaGGGAATAGTTTTAAACTCCAAgactaaaatatttttaagaattgcATTAATGTATAAGTACTAATTTGAAATGTAATATTCAATATAATGATTTATCACAATGGTATTGTATCATTTTAGCGTGTAAttgtttatacatatattagtATCAGTTTGGTagttatttatgtaatataatatatattgatgaataataaaaaatgatatatattttacaactttGTATATGTAAGcatgtatatttttcagTTTATTGAactgtaaaaaataaataaaaggtaaaattagtgaatttatattatggtaattttttatagaaTATACTGTTATATCAGAGTGattaataatatgtataataataacgTTCGATACATTACATTATTGATGGCTATAATTAAATTCCTTATGAAGGGattaatgggaaaaaatcgAAATAAAGATGTTTCATCTATGGATTGAAAATagatttattatatatttaattaatttattcatcttaataattattttttttttcaatatttctTTAGTAtgtataatttgtttttatcctcattaatttatgtatgttttatttatgttcTCTATTTATCAAACTTATTGTTTTTACATTGAAACATTTCGTCTTGATgatagtttttttattaaatttatattattaattcgTTTCTATTAAAAACATTACGCAGGATGGTATCCAATATTGTGTTCTTCTCCTGGATATGGATTAAATGGTCCTGATGCATAATCGTATAATCTAATGCCTCCTCCATTTATATTACTCATATTATTAGTGTTCCATCCAAGTCCATTGCGTATCATGCCTCCTAAGGGTGTAAACTtgtatatacaaaaataatataaaacatatgtaacatatttatatattatttatggaGATGTAATGAAAGATATTAACAAACTTATGGAGTTTATTTGTGTCAATGGATTTATATTTACTCTATATAAAAGCGCCAGATGTC
This genomic interval carries:
- a CDS encoding variable surface protein Vir15, putative (encoded by transcript PVX_010605A), encoding MYHTYKGILDTWVPNSDNQPPDDCIAFKQELIQEHNNIFKNMHCSQAKHYLNNVERIRNPNNISNACKYFLYWLYIIVLKKDLEKHKILKIYKDVLTAYIDESGNENFRNYVNFFSEETIKKIIKLTEMYDYFYKFKEEQISHENVKCNHAENCIRLYNENIKVCEEGNDYDFCYELDNLKESYDTYMKSYEGCRNLPKTLESYRLYNPATVIITPFSILLVMSLSLFFLYKFTPFGSFFRKRRKNKKKIPDNLDYETHFPPHTSQRVNNYNNNRQYNISYLSSGQ